The following is a genomic window from Miscanthus floridulus cultivar M001 chromosome 14, ASM1932011v1, whole genome shotgun sequence.
TCGGGTCGCCGGCGATCCTGGAGGCCAAACCAACGGTCGCCTCCTTGGGCATGCGTCTCCGGTCAATTTTTGTTACACATAGGCAGGGACGGCCGCCGGCGGTGCGGACGTTGGTCTTGAGCAGCTCCTCTGCGCTGTCGTAGTGGACATGGGCACACACTACTGGGTCATCGCCGCCGAGGCTGGATGATGGGTCCGTCTTCGTGCAGGGGCTGTCGAGCCCAACCGCTGTCCCCTCGTCGCTGCGATTCCAGGGATAAGGCACCAGGAACAAGAACATACCGATGAGATTATTCCCGCCATTGGAAGAGCTGCTGGTACTGGTACCTGCTTGACGACGGTCCACCCTGAGGCACAAggtcatcttgaagctagcaaccTCGTCGGTGGTCTCGTCGCGGAGCAGCACCGGCCGCGCGTACATCAGCCCGTCGAACCTTGAGCAGTCGCACGTCTTGGGCACGAAATTCTTCCGTTTCTTGCGACGGAGCACCAGTTTCTCGTCCTTGTGGCCTGTGTACATGCGGCTTCCGCCATGGAAACTGTTGTTTTTCAGGCTGATCTAGTGGAAGAGTATTTCCTGTGGGTCGTAGCCCCAGTGTGAGAAGTGGATGTCGAAGGAGAGGGATGAAGAAACGTCCACAAGGATGAACAGCGACAAGAAGAGCAAGGGGAATAGCCTCATTGCACTTGCACCCGACTTTTGTGAACTTCGATCGACAAGAAGGCCAGTGCTCTGTATTGCTCTGTTTTGCTTGGCAGGGCCGGCCCTCTCGAGTGTCGACACAAGGGTGACTTATATACATACAAAAGGAAACGCAGTGCCATGCTGGTTACTTCTTCACAGCTGGTTTCATGGTTCGTCGAAGTTCCGCGGGAGCGCGTTGAGGTCCAGGTCAATCTCCATCAAAATTTGATGGACGCACCACAGTCCACGAGATTAGGTAGTGAAGAAGCGCGTGAACTTGCATTGACTACTTGAGTTGACGAGAGACATGCATGCTTTCTTACGCGCACACCGCTACTTTCACGATCATCGTTCGTTCGTTCGTCTACTGTAGAGGACAGACATGCCTAGAAACTACTGTAGTAGAGTGGCGTCAAGTCTAGCGTTTGTTAGGTGAACACTCCTCGCGCGTTGTTTGCAGAAAATTTGAGAGTGGACCATAGGtaaatgttagcagcaagggggatatatatacatatatatatcatagTTGCATGTGAATTTGAGAGCTGAAAAGGAAACTgcgctaaggatggcaacgggtcgggttcggatcgggtggagtctccgtgcacccaaaaccgaaacccgaatCCGACCTGAAAAtcgattcgggtggaaatccatcaccaaaaccaaacccgcggatacccgaaacccgaacggatacccgaaacccgaatggatacccgaaacccgcggatatatatacacatattcacatgtataaacaagaggcaacaaataataaatattttcatgagtcaactttaaataaatttaataatctaagtaaacaaattattattagtatattataaaacatgagttttaattccaaatgatttatttcggatatccacgggtggaaaaccaaacccgattggtttcggggccccgaacccgaaaaccgtgggtgaaaaaccatccccaaacccgaacccgcagaacccgaaacccgcggatatccacCCCAAACCCGATCTGTTGCCATCCTTGAACTGCGCAGAGGTATATATATCAATATATGTATAGATGTGTATGGCTGTATGTCCTGTTGTATCATAGTTGTTCGCTGGCTGATACCGGTTGCCATTGTGTATAGCTGCATGTGAAGTTGTATCGTGCAGGCCAACTGTGAAGAGGATGAGATAAACGAAACTAAAAACGTgccaagagaaagagagagaagaataatatggatctgattgctcaattCAGAGGCCCACTATAGTAATAACAATTCCCATAAAAAAATACGATGTTTAAAAAGAATCCATCATAGCAACTCTGATTCCTTACCAACAAAATTGACCTCCAACGCATTTTGTACAACcctagtcaaagttaaaaaagtttgacctgcacgtaTCCCATAACAACTTTCTTTATGGGACAAAAGGGAGACCTCGACAGTTCCAGCCTTCTAGACGTCAGATGCCTGAGGTGCCCTGGGCAGCGACTGGTTGCTATGCCGGTTTGGGTTGTGAGAGGCCGCCACAATACGTATAGGAGGCAAATAGGGAGAATTAATCTAACTAGGGCCCTTTGGAACTTAGAAATTTCATAAGAATCAGTTTATTGATTTAAAGAAAAAATTGTAGGAACGGGAAAAAAAAATCCCGTGTTTCAGAGGGAGCTCGGAGAAGCAGACGTAGGAATTATGGACACGATCATCATTCGTTCTTCTAGACATGCCTAGAAACTAGTAGAGTGCATGGCGTCAAGTCCAACGTGTACTAGGTGACTGACTCCTCACGCATTGTTACTAAAAACATGAAAAGAACCATAGGTGAATAACCATAGCCGAAACAAAGAGTAAAGTATCATGATATTTAGTTAGGATATTGTGTTGTTCGTTTGGCTTTGTTAGCCGAACATTCGTTTATATCTGAATCAATTCTTTGCCAATTGTGTGTCACCTGGCAAGTCTTGCTCAACAATGATTCGGCTTGAGTTACGCTAGTAATATATGAAGCCGAATCATGTTGCTAGCATTCGTGAATATTGTTGAATACTACTAGAAAAATGATTTTACGAGACAACATCTTTAATTAACAGAAGCAAGCACACCTAGCGACCACCTCCGGAAATGGTTAGAGGCCTCCAGGAAAATGCCTGCCTCCGAAAACCATTTGCAGAGGTGAGCGTTCTAAGGCGACCGCCTCTCAAAATCACCGATTAACAGAGGCGGTCACACTGGGACGTCCATCTACATAAATCGATTATTAAAGGCGGGCACCTTAAGATACACCTATTAAGAAATCGCTATTAACGGAGACAACCATTCTAAGCGTCTGTCTCTAAAAATCAATTTTCAGAGATAGACGTCTCTATAAATAGTTACAtccaaaaataattcataacttatcTACATGAACTCATATGAAGACAAACCTTTACATtaaaattatagctctcgacgcgatctacaactttgtcgttgaatttttttttatttgaaaatatttagagtcccaaaatattattttaagttcatggattttgaaatttaaaattttcatgtCTGGCGGTGTCCCTACCGCCAAGGTTGCCGCCATTACCTGCCGTCGTGCTAATTCGGTGTCGTCACGCCATCCCGATGACTTCCCTACGCTTCTCTGGACCAACCGTTGTCTCCTGCCACCCGCGGCCAGTGGCAGCACGCCGCTCCGCCCCGTTCCTGCCTCCTCCATCTAGGCGGCCTGTCCATGGTGAGCCCCTTTCGAAGACCGCATGGTGCAGTACCCCTAACATTGGGCGGCGGGCGCGCTCGACGTCGCCTAAAAGATGCCGAGTTTTCAGGTGACTGAACAATAGAAGTGTAATAGAAACATAACCCTGTTGGTCTGCACTGCCCCAAGGCCAAACATCAAATAGAATCCACAAACACATGTTCATCAGTCAGGTTCGACGTGTCTAATCTCTATGCAAGAACTCATGTGCATTGTGCAAAGCAAATCTACTCGCAGACGAGACCTTAAAAGCTAGACTGCACTGCAAAATATGGGTTCACCGGCAGTAATTGAACAAAAGCAGTCGTCATCCATGGAAGACAAACACACACCACAGTAATATTCCAAGAGAAAATACTAGCAGTAAATATCCCAG
Proteins encoded in this region:
- the LOC136505838 gene encoding uncharacterized protein — protein: MYTGHKDEKLVLRRKKRKNFVPKTCDCSRFDGLMYARPVLLRDETTDEVASFKMTLCLRVDRRQAGTSTSSSSNGGNNLIGMFLFLVPYPWNRSDEGTAVGLDSPCTKTDPSSSLGGDDPVVCAHVHYDSAEELLKTNVRTAGGRPCLCVTKIDRRRMPKEATVGLASRIAGDPIKLDNILTWSFHSTLESKDPPLSLPPHAPATSGSRGEQRLRLDPWNRNAELNLRYQRNWHQLSCSISVTLGCGNNANEDTD